One segment of Drosophila mauritiana strain mau12 chromosome 3R, ASM438214v1, whole genome shotgun sequence DNA contains the following:
- the LOC117144056 gene encoding putative thiamine transporter SLC35F3 isoform X6, translated as MTRDGEIPAIFNPKRVRTPSVVVTGDSSTNGPYSNNSTGGAGASSSTAVAPGSSAQNGGSGSGAAGSCGFSNVLTSSNPQITHQDSISSSQQDPNEVVIIPADTPTSAPGSHNAAHHFGGGDSSDTQTEQQQGNGHGEESELRFRKLQACKESCCSELARKMYFGVCVTILMTASWVGATHCIKYMYKYRAPYDDLLNDDQDTSSSRADLSTELEDILAISDSSLHHVEDATEMFNIPPRQPVYFSAPFFAAWFFTNFSLLFFPIYLLGLVSTRKCEKLSDILGDVLRGFRERGFTVGRFLNRCLCFCILWLVTTYLYTLSLHVLYATDALALFATNVACVYLLSWVILHEQFVGVRIVAIILCDTGIALLAYMDGITESRTLSGVVLATLAGAGYAVFRVMFRKVMGDPPVSQIAFIFTALGFLNALLLWPVVLGLYLTGTESLTSESIPWNLLFAASLLLLVFHVLMQFSAAVTYNMFVTLGLITAVPVSGALDVILYSANFAGMKLAGVILIGIGFFLVMFPANWPDYITRLLRGRPALCKRDAIVTGPSTRYAQRHITRTHHIS; from the exons ATGACGCGCGACGGCGAAATTCCAGCCATTTTCAATCCGAAAAGAGTGCGCACTCCTTCCGTGGTGGTCACCGGCGACTCCTCGACGAATGGACCgtacagcaacaacagcaccGGCGGAGCGggagccagcagcagcacggCAGTGGCCCCCGGATCGTCTGCCCAGAACGGCGGCAGTGGCAGCGGAGCAGCGGGCAGCTGCGGGTTCAGCAACGTGCTCACCTCGAGCAATCCGCAAATAACCCACCAAGACTCGATCTCGTCGAGCCAACAGGACCCCAATGAGGTGGTCATCATCCCGGCGGACACCCCTACGAGTGCACCGGGCAGCCACAATGCGGCGCACCACTTCGGAGGCGGCGACTCCAGCGACACCCAGacggagcagcagcaaggCAACGGGCACGGCGAGGAGTCCGAGCTTCGCTTCCGGAAGCTGCAGGCCTGCAAGGAGTCATGCTGCTCCGAACTGGCCCGGAAG ATGTACTTCGGAGTGTGCGTGACCATCCTGATGACCGCCTCGTGGGTGGGGGCCACCCACTGCATTAAGTACATGTACAAGTACCGTGCTCCGTACGACGACTTGCTGAACGACGACCAGGACACGTCTTCGAGCCGCGCCGACCTGAGCACGGAGCTGGAGGACATACTGGCCATCAGCGACTCGTCGCTGCACCACGTCGAGGACGCCACCGAGATGTTCAACATACCACCGCGCCAGCCGGTCTACTTCAGCGCCCCCTTCTTCGCCGCCTGGTTCTTCACCAACTTCTCGCTGCTCTTCTTTCCCATCTACCTGCTGGGTCTGGTCTCCACCCGCAAGTGCGAGAAGCTGAGCGACATCCTTGGCGACGTGCTGCGAGGATTCCGGGAGCGCGGCTTCACCGTGG GTCGCTTCCTCAATCGCTGCCTCTGCTTCTGCATTTTGTGGCTGGTCACCACCTACCTGTACACCCTCTCCCTGCACGTCCTCTACGCCACGGATGCCCTGGCCCTGTTCGCCACCAACGTGGCATGCGTGTACCTGCTATCCTGGGTGATCCTGCACGAGCAGTtcgtgggcgttaga ATCGTGGCCATTATACTCTGCGACACAGGAATAGCGTTGCTAGCCTATATGGATGGAATTACGGAAAGCCGAACCCTAAGCGGCGTGGTCCTGGCCACATTGGCCGGAGCTGGCTATGCCGTGTTTAGG GTTATGTTCCGCAAGGTGATGGGCGATCCGCCGGTGAGCCAAATCGCCTTCATATTCACCGCCCTCGGCTTCCTCAACGCCCTGCTGCTGTGGCCCGTGGTGCTGGGACTCTACCTGACTGGCACGGAAAGCCTCACATCGGAGAGCATACCCTGGAACCTGCTGTTCGCGGCGAGCCTCCTGCTCCTCG TTTTCCACGTTCTGATGCAGTTCAGTGCCGCCGTTACGTACAACATGTTTGTGACATTGGGTCTGATTACGGCTGTGCCCGTTTCTGGCG CCCTCGATGTCATACTGTACAGTGCGAACTTTGCTGGCATGAAACTGGCCGGAGTTATCCTGATTGGCATCGGATTTTTCCTAGTCATGTTTCCCGCCAACTGGCCAGACTATATAACGCGATTGTTGCG